A region from the Aegilops tauschii subsp. strangulata cultivar AL8/78 chromosome 5, Aet v6.0, whole genome shotgun sequence genome encodes:
- the LOC109745680 gene encoding HSP-interacting protein → MGKPSQKKNKRASSGAKSGDHHGGAKPGALERSGSKVLDGDETIFAEMAQELREEGNKLFQRRDYERALLNYEKAVKLLPASAALDAAYLHSNLAACYMQMSPPDHYRAINECNLALDASPKYSKALLKRARCFEALGRLDLAARDVDRVLAAEPGNLTALDVADRVRRTMEEKGFVVDGEAVMPTPEEVVAAAPKQQQKPRKKKGRKAAAKAAAAAVEEQGEEKAAEPVKEAEEPPRQVKLVFGEDIRWAQVPATCSMAQLREAVRGKFPGLKAVLVKYKDREGDLVTITNQDELKWAEDLTEPGSSLRLYVTEADPEHEPYVEDASSNPLDRNTHNASDNGSIRSNRQDEDRSTVTYIDDWIVQFARLFKNHVGVSSDEYLDLHEVSMKLYTDAIEDTITTDEAQEVFQLAEGNFQEMAALAFFHWGNVHMSRARKRLLLPEDSPKELVLEKVREAYEWAKEEYKKAGKTYEEAVRAKPDFFEGFLALAHQQFEQAKLSWYYAIGTNADLDTWPSSEVLELFNRAEDNMEKGTEMWEEVEEQRLKNRSKPSQENAVLEKMGMEEYIKDVSTDDAAERASNMRSQINILWGMLLYERSVVEFKLGLPAWEDCLMAAIEKFKLGGASATNIAVLVKNHCANETAQDGLGFNVDEIVQAWNEMYDIKRWLRGVPSFRLEPLFRRRTPQLHMALEHI, encoded by the exons ATGGGGAAGCCGTCGCAGAAGAAGAATAAGAGGGCCTCCTCCGGCGCCAAGTCGGGCGACCACCACGGGGGCGCCAAGCCAGGGGCGCTGGAGCGCTCGGGCTCCAAGGTGCTCGACGGCGACGAGACCATCTTCGCCGAGATGGCGCAGGAGCTGCGGGAGGAGGGGAACAAGCTCTTCCAGCGCCGGGACTACGAGCGCGCCCTCCTCAACTACGAGAAGGCCGTCAAGCTCCTCCCCGCATCCGCCGCCCTCGACGCCGCCTACCTCCACAGCAACCTCGCCGCCTGCTACATGCAGATGAGCCCCCCCGACCACTACCGCGCCATCAACGAGTGCAACCTCGCCCTCGACGCTTCCCCAAAGTACTCCAAGGCGCTGCTCAAGCGGGCCCGCTGCTTCGAGGCGCTCGGCCGCCTCGACCTCGCCGCCCGGGATGTGGACAGGGTGCTAGCCGCCGAGCCTGGGAATCTGACGGCGCTCGACGTCGCCGACAGGGTCAGGCGGACCATGGAGGAGAAGGGGTTCGTGGTGGACGGGGAGGCCGTCATGCCCACGCCCGAGGAGGTGGTCGCCGCCGCGCCCAAACAGCAGCAGAAGCCCAGGAAGAAGAAGGGGCGCAAGGCGGCCGCCAAGGCCGCGGCTGCCGCCGTCGAGGAGCAGGGGGAGGAGAAGGCGGCCGAGCCtgtcaaggaggccgaggagccACCGAGGCAGGTCAAGCTCGTGTTCGGCGAGGACATCCGGTGGGCGCAGGTGCCGGCGACCTGCAGCATGGCTCAGCTGCGGGAGGCCGTCCGCGGCAAGTTCCCGGGACTCAAGGCTGTTCTTGTCAAGTACAAGGACAGGGAGGGCGACCTTGTCACCATCACCAACCAGGACGAGCTCAAATGGGCCGAGGACTTGACTGAGCCGGGGAGCTCGCTTCGGCTCTATGTCACCGAAGCTGACCCGGAGCATGAGCCTTATGTTGAGGATGCCAGCAGCAACCCGCTGGACAGAAATACGCACAACGCATCGGACAATGGAAGTATCAGAAGCAACAGGCAGGATGAGGACAGGAGCACCGTGACTTACATTGATGATTGGATTGTGCAGTTTGCTCGCCTTTTCAAGAACCATGTCGGGGTCAGCTCCGATGAGTATCTGGACCTCCATGAGGTCAGTATGAAGCTGTACACCGATGCCATTGAAGACACGATTACTACCGATGAAGCCCAGGAGGTGTTTCAGCTTGCTGAGGGGAACTTCCAGGAGATGGCGGCGCTTGCGTTTTTCCACTGGGGTAATGTTCACATGTCTCGGGCTAGGAAGAGGCTGCTCTTACCGGAAGACTCTCCAAAGGAATTGGTGCTTGAGAAAGTGAGGGAAGCGTATGAGTGGGCAAAGGAAGAgtacaagaaggccgggaagacATACGAAGAAGCTGTAAGGGCCAAGCCGGACTTTTTCGAAGGTTTCCTTGCACTTGCGCACCAACAGTTTGAGCAAGCAAAGCTGTCATGGTATTATGCTATCGGTACCAATGCGGATCTGGACACATGGCCTTCCTCTGAAGTCTTGGAGCTCTTCAATAGAGCTGAAGATAACATGGAGAAGGGTACAGAAATGTGGGAGGAAGTGGAAGAACAGCGCCTGAAGAACCGATCCAAACCTAGCCAGGAAAATGCTGTGCTAGAGAAGATGGGCATGGAGGAGTATATCAAAGATGTATCCACTGATGACGCTGCTGAACGGGCTTCCAATATGAGGTCCCAGATAAATATTCTGTGGGGTATGCTGCTTTATGAGCGTTCAGTTGTGGAGTTTAAATTAGGACTGCCAGCGTGGGAGGATTGTCTGATGGCAGCAATTGAGAAGTTCAAACTTGGGGGAGCTTCAGCTACAAACATTGCTGTGTTGGTGAAAAACCACTGTGCAAATGAAACTGCCCAGGATG GTTTGGGCTTCAACGTTGATGAAATTGTGCAAGCCTGGAATGAGATGTACGACATTAAACGGTGGCTGCGTGGTGTTCCATCCTTCCGTCTCGAGCCATTGTTTAGGCGGAGAACTCCGCAACTGCATATGGCACTGGAGCATATATAG